Genomic DNA from Haloplanus sp. HW8-1:
CGACCGTGACCTCGGCGACGGGATGGCCGCCCGGCTCGCAGACTGGCTCGACGGCGAGCCGCCGCCGGTCGTCGACCCCCCGGCCGACGCCGACGACGGGAGCGGATCCCGGAGGGCCGACCGCGAACCCGGACGTTGAAAGTTCACGGCCCCGTACCTACCCTCGATGGGCAACGCTGACCTCCGGCAACTCGCCGCCCTCTCGGACGTGTCCTGGGAGGAGGTGGCAAACAGTGTCGTCGCCGTCGACGCGCACAACTGGCTGTATCGCTACCTCACGACGACGGTCAAGTGGACCACCGACGACGTGTACACCACCGCGGCGGGAGAAGAGGTGGCGAACCTCGTCGGTATCGTTCAGGGACTCCCCCGGTTCTTCGAACACGACCTGACGCCCGTCTTCGTCTTCGACGGCGGCGTCACGGAGCTGAAAGCCGACGAGGTGGCCGAGCGACGGGAGCAGCGCGAACGCGCCGAGGAGCGACTGGCCGACGCCGAGGAGCGCGGCGACGCCGTCGAGGCCGCTCGCCTCGAAGCACGAACCCAGCGGCTCACGGACGTGATCCTGGCGACCACCCGGGAACTCCTCTCCCTGCTTGACGTCCCGGTCGTCGACGCGCCCGCGGAGGGCGAGGCACAGGCAGCACATATGGCTCGCCGGGGCGACGTCGACTACGCGGGCAGCGAGGACTACGACACCCTGCTGTTCGGCGCACCGCTGACACTCCGCCAACTGACGAGCAAGGGATCGCCGGAGCTGATGGATCTGGCGGCGACCCTCGACCGACACGGCATCAGCTGGGAGGGACTGATCGACGTGGCGATCCTCTGTGGGACGGATTTCAACCCCGGGGTCGACGGCGTCGGCCCGAAGACCGCGCTCCGGGCCATCGAGGAACACGGTGACCTGTGGGCTGTCCTCGACGCCGAGGGCTGGCAGGTTGCCAACGCCGACCGCGTTCGGGACCTCTTTCGGGATCCCCCGGTGACCGACGACTACGCGGTCGACCTCGATATCGACCCGGACGTGGCCGCCGCCCGCGAGTACGTCACCGAGGAGTGGGAGGTCGACGCGGACGAAGTGGCTCGCGGGTTCGAACGCATCGAGGAGTCGCTGGTACAGACGGGACTGGACCGCTGGACCTGACTGGACCGCGGGGCGTCGCGACCCCCGCGTAGGTGGGTTTTTCATCCGGGCACGCGAGTATCGCCACCATGGCGGAGTTTCGACTGGCCCGGTTTCGCCTCGGGTGGTGGAGTCTCGGACTCGCCCTCGGGGCTGCACTGACCTACGTCGTCTACGCCTTCGTCGGGACGTTCGTCTTCGGCGTGTTCATCTACTACGCCACCCGGCCCATCTACCGCCGGCTCCGGCGAGTGATCCGCCCCCCGAGCCTGGCGGCTGCCGTCTCGCTGTTTGCGCTCGCGCTCCCCGCGCTCCTGCTGGTGATCTACGCCCTGAGCATCGCCCTCCGTGAACTACTGAAATACGTCAGCAGCGGGGCCTTCGACCCCTCTCGGTGGCCGTTTCTCGACGCCCAGACGCTCGACAACGTCGCCGACCCGGCAGCGCTACTCGGACTCGATCCGGAGCGGTACCTCTCGGCCGAGGGGCTGCGGTCGCTGCTCGCGTCGCTCGGCTCGGCGGCCGACACCATGGCCTTCCTCGGTGTTGGCGCCATTCACCTGTTCGTCATGCTCGCGCTCGCCTTCTACCTGCTCCGTGACGGGGGCCGGCTCTCCCGGTGGGCGCTCGGCCGGTTCGGCGACGACCGCGGCATCCTCGAGGCGTACGGCCGCGCCGTCGATCGTGATTTCAAGGGTATCTTCTTCGGGAACATCCTCAACGCGGTGCTGACCGGGAGCATCGCCGTACTGACGTACTCCGTCCTGAACGTCTACGCGCCGGCGGGGCTCCGCATCCCGGCTGCGCCCCTCGTTGGACTGCTCGCTGGCGTCGCGAGCCTGGTCCCCATCGTCGGCATGAAACTCGTCTACGTGCCGGTGGCTGTCTACCTCGCCGGCGTCGGATTGCTGACCGATCCGACCGCGCTCTGGTTCGTCGCCGCCTTCGCGTTGCTCTCGTTCGTCGTCGTCGACACCATCCCCGACCTCGTCCTCCGCCCGTACGTCTCCGGGCGGAGCCTCCACGTCGGGAGCCTGATGATCGCCTACACCTTCGGCCCGCTCCTCTTTGGCTGGTACGGCATCTTCCTCGCGCCGATGCTACTGGTCCTGATCGTCCACTTCGCACGGCTGGTGTTACCCGAACTCGTCGGGACGAAGCCCATCCAGCCCTACGCTGTCGACCCCGGGACCCTGAGCGTCGACGCGGCCGTCGACTCGGATACCGAGGACGACGCGGATTCACAGGACTGAGACGACGAGGCCGCGGAGCGGTCGCTCGCGACGTTGGTACAAAAGGAAAGCAAGCCACGCGAAAATCGCGTGGAAGCTTGCCGCCCTGAATTGGTCCCCGCTGACGCTTCGGCCCTCCAGACGAAGCGTCACCTGATAATCCGAGGTCGGATGTCATAAAGGTACCGCCTCGCCGCTACATGTGTTCCTCTTCCAACACCCAACCCAGCGCACGTTTGTAGTGTGTGAACAGTTGTCTGACGCCCTCGTGGCGCATCTCCTCGTCGGCAAGTTGTGCTTCGAGGAACTCGTACTGCTCGCGTACCTCGCTTTCGTCGCGCATGGCGGCTGATCGGACGCCGGGCACCTGTATCCTCGGGGAACGCCGACCTTTTGTCGTCGCCGAGCGAACGGCGGGCATGAAGATCCGCGGCCGACGGGAGTGTCGGGACTGTGGCTGCCGGTGGTCGTACTACGAGACGGGGAGTGTCGCGTGCCCGGACTGCGAGAGCCTCCGCAGCGTCGGGGTCGACGAGGATCGAACCCTCCATACGGATGCGCCCGCGACGCTCGATCTGACGCCGTACCGGACCGCCGCGGCGGACGACGACCTCCACGCCGTCGTCGACGACTGCAAGAGCGACCTGCGGGCGTACCTCCGGCGGCGCGGCTTCGTCGACGGGGGCACGCTCCGCCCGCTCGACGAGACGGTGGTCGCCGCGGCCGAACTGCTCCAGGTCGTCGACGCGTTCGACCGACGCCGCTCGCCGACCGACGCCGAACACACGTACCTGCTCGCCCTCCTGCGCGACGCTGACGGGGGGGAGCGCCCCAGTCCCGACGCCGTCCCCGAGGAACTGGCCGCGGCCCGCGGCCTGGGCGATGCGAACGCCGTCGACGCGTACCGTCGGGACCTGCTGGAGTGGCTCGACGACCATCCGGACGGGGCGGCCAGGCGGACCCTCGGGACGCTCCGCGAACGGGTCAAGCGGGTGGAGGCGCTCCAGGGCGACGTCTCCCCGTCGGCGGCCGAAGCGCTGGTACGGGCGGCCCGCGAGGTGGGGACCTACCTCGCCGATGGCGACGACTCGGCGCTGGCGGCCGCGCGCGACCGGTTAGGGTAGGTCGACCGGCACGTCGGCCTGTCGACCCGTCGCCGTGACGGTGTTGTAGAGGAGCATCGCACGGGTCATCGGCCCGACGCCGCCGGGGACGGGCGTGATGGCTCGTGCCTTTTCCCGTGCGCTCTGGAAGTCCACGTCGCCGACGAGCGTCGACTCGCCCCCGCGCTCGACGCGGTTGACACCCACGTCGATCACGACGGTGCCCTCGGTGAGCATCGATCCGTCGACGAGTTCGGGGACGCCGGCGGCCGCGACCACCACGTCCGCGCGTCGGGTCTTCTCCGCCAGGTTCTCGGTGCGGGAGTGACAGACCGTCACCGTCGCGTTGCCGTAGTCGGCCTTCTGTATCAGGAGATTGGCGAGCGGTTTGCCGACGATGTTCGACCGCCCGACGACGGTCACGTCGGCACCCTCCATCTCCACGTCCGCCGCGTCGAGGAGTTTCAGGACCCCGTGGGGTGTACAGGGTTTGAACACGGGGTCGCCGGCCACCAGCCGACCGACGTTCTCTGGGTGGAAGCCGTCCACGTCCTTCGCGGGATCGATGGCCCGGATCACGTTCCGGTCCTCGATGTGGTCCGGGACGGGCATCTGGACGAGGATACCGTTCACCTCGGGGTCGGCGTTCAGATCCTCGACCGTGTCGAACAGCGCCGCGGCGGGCGCCTCGGGATCGAGTTCCACGTCGCGGGCCTCGATGCCCACCTCCGCACAGTCCTGCTGTTTCATCGAGACGTACGTCTCGCTGGCGGGGTCGTCGCTCATGAGGACGGTCGCGAGCGTGGGCGTCACCCCGGCGTCGGCGAGCGTCCCGATGGCACCCGAGAGGCCGTCGCGTACGTCCGCCGCCACCGCGTCGCCGTCGATAACGAGGGTCATGCACGAATCCGGACCGCGCGTGTTCTTCAAGCCTCCGCTTGTCGCAGTGTCGCACCGTGGGGACGACGGTGCAGGTTTTTCACGCGTGCCGCCGAATCGGCGAATATGTACGAGAACATCCTGCTCGCGACGGACGGAAGCATCGCCTCGAGGGACGCGACGGCACACGCGATCGGCCTGGCCGACCTCCACGACGCCATGTTGCACGCCCTCTATGTCGTCGACAGCGACGTCTACTCCGCGTATAGCGGCGACGAGTACGTCGACGAACACGAGGGACCGGAACACGGCCTCGAAGAGGCCGGCGAGGACGCGCTCGCGACGGTGACCGATCGGGCGGCCGACCGCGGCGTCGAGGTGATCGAGACGCTTCGACACGGCCGCCCACACGAGGAAATCGTCGACTACGCGGACGAGGAGTCCGTCGACCTGATCGTCCTCGGCACCCGGCGTCACCCCGAGGAGTACCGCAGTCTCCTCGGTTCGGTCACCGACCGCGTCGTCCGCCTGTCCGACGAACCGGTGGTCGTCGTCAAGACGCCGGTGGAGTCGTGACGGAACGTCAGCCCGCGTCGTTCGACGGCTCCCGCGGCGGCAGATAGATACACACCGCGTTCCCCCGGCGGGTCCCGGTTTCGATCTCGAGTTCGCCGCCCAGTGACTCGATACACCACTTCATCACGAACAGGCCGACGCCGGTCCCGTGGGACGTGGCGGTGGTCTCCGCGCGGTCGTCGAGCGCGCCGAGTTCGGACTCCGGGATCGGCGGGTTGTCGTCTTCGATCCGGATCTGGACGCGCCCGGTGTTCGGCGACGGACCGACCGTCACCCGGACGGCCGCCCGCGGGCCGTCGCCGTGAACGATGGCGTTTTCGAGCGCGTGAGAGACGGCGTGGACGAACGAGTCGTCGACGTCCGTCCACATCCGCTCGCGTTCGGTGATCTCGACCGACGCGGCGGGATGCTCGGCCCTGAGGTCGTCGGCCACGTCATCGATCGCGGCCGCGACACACCGCCTCCGCTCCCCGTCGGTCCGCATCGCCTGCTCGATCTCCGTGACCGATTCGGCCATGCGGCCCAGATCGACCGCCGTGTCGCGGACGACGGCGGCCGACTCGCGGATCCGTTCGGTTTCGGCGTGAGCCGCGATCCGTTCGCCGTGGCCAGTGAGCACGTTCGCCCCGTTCCGGAGGTTGTGCCGCAAGAGTCGCCAGAACAACTCCTCCCGACGCTCCGTGTGGTACGACTGCGTGATGTCACGTACTTCGGCTCGGACGAAGTCCTGCCGTCCACCGGACGCCCGCCTCGAGAGGTACAGTCGGACCCAGACGAGTTCCCCGTCGGCCCGCTTGACGCGCCAGACGAACTCTTGGGGGTCTCCCGCGGCGCTCGCACGAAGCCGGGCGAGGAACTCCGCCGCGGAGAACGCGTGCGTGTTCGCGGTGTACGTCGCGACGCGACGCTCGCGTAGCTCGTCGGTCGTGAACCCGAATATCGACTCGAGCCTGTCGTTCGCGTCCAGTACCGCACCGGTGTCCGGGTCGTACAGCGCGACGCCGGTGTGGAGGTCGTCGTAGGCCGGGTCGAGTTCCGGACCGGTCTGACGTGACATTCGGCTTCCTCCGACGACGGCCGGCGATATATCCGTTACTAGGATCGCTATATACCCGAACGGAGGTCGCGAGCGTCCGGGACCCCGTTACTCGTACAGCGGATGGGCGTCACAGAGGTCGTCGACCCGGTCGCTCACGGCCGCGAGGACCTCGTCGTCCTCGGGCGCGTCGAGGACGCGGGCGATCAGGTCCGCCACCTCGCGCATCGCGTCCTCGTCGAAGCCACGCGTGGTGAGGGCGGCGGTGCCCGCCCGGATCCCGCTGGGGTCGAACGGCGACCGGGTCTCGCCGGGCACGGTGTTGCCGTTGAGGACGATGCCCGTCGCGTCGAGGGCGTCCTCGGCGTCGCCCCCCGAGAGGTCGGGATGGGAGTCCCGGAGGTCCACGAGGACGAGGTGGGTGTCGGTGCCGTCGGAAACCAGCGAGAGGCCGTGGTCGGCGAGCGCCTCGCCGAGGGCGCGGGCGTTGGCGACGACGTGCTCCGCGTACTCCGCGAACGAGGGGTCGAGCGCCTCGCCGAACCCGACCGCCTTGCCCGCGACGTTGTGCATCAGCGGCCCGCCCTGTACGCCGGGGAAGACGGCGTTGTCGATGGCGTCGGCGTGTTCCTCGCCGCACATGACGATACCGCCGCGGCCGGCGCGGATGGTCTTGTGGGTGCTGCCGGTGACGAAGTCGGCGACGCCGACGGGCGAGGGGTGGACGCCCGCGGCCACCAGGCCGGTGATGTGTGCGATGTCGGCGACGTGGTAGGCGTCGACGGCGTCGGCGACGGCGTCGATACGCTCCCAGTCGACCTGTCGGGGGTAAGCCGAAAAGCCGGAGACGATGGCGTCGGGATCGAACTCGTCGGCCGTCTCAGCTAGCCCCTCGTAGTCGAGATAGCCCGTCTCGGGGTCGACGCGGTAGTGTTCGACCTCGAACAGCTGTCCGGCGAAGTTGGCCGGATGGCCGTGGCTGAGGTGACCGCCGTGTTCGAGTTCGAGCGAGAGGATGCGATCGCCCGGGTCGAGGACGGCGGTGTACACCGCCATGTTCGCCTGCGTTCCGCTGTGGGGCTGGACGTTGACGTGGTCGGCACCCCACAGTTCCCGGGCACGCTCGACGGCGAGTTCCTCGACGGCGTCGGCGTACGCACACCCCGCGTAGTAGCGCTCGCCGGGATAGCCCTCGGCGTACTTGTTCGTCAAAACGCTCCCCTGGGCGTCGAGGACAGCACGGCTCGCGTGGTTCTCCGAGGCGATCATCGAGAGCGTGTTTCGCTGGCGCTCGATCTCGCCGGTGAGCGCTTCCGCCACCGCCGGATCGGTCGCACGGACGTGGTCGTGGTCCATACGTATCCGCGGCACAAGCGACGCATAAAGCTGTCTCTCTGCCGGACCGACCGCCATCTGTCGACTCCTCTCGGTTCAAAAAAATTAATCGACTCACGGGAGAGAAATTACTCTGTTACGGGCATGGGTGGTCGTTAAAATTAAATACGGATGTGGAGATACTGACCGTATGGTCGCCGGGGCGAACTTACACGGATGGGAGTTCGAGACGGTCCTCGAAACCGTGTTCGAGTCGGCGGAGGAACTGTTGCTGGTCGATCCGACGGCGGAAGCGGTTCGGGCGCTGACCGCCGTCACGACGGCCACGAGCGACCCGCCGTCGGTTCGGATGCTCGCCGACTCGCGGCTGCTGAAGGAGGTGATGGACGACTTCGTGGTGGCGAGCCACGCCGCCGACCACGTCGCCGCCGGCGTCCTCTCGGTGCGGACGGGGGGGACCGGAAGCACGAACGCGCTCGTCGTCACCGAGGAGGCGGTGTGGGCGCTGGTCTCCGTCGGGGACCGCGTGGCCGCACTCGGCACCGACGAGGCGGAGTTCGTCGACGCGGCCCGGGACACGTACGGGGCCCAGTGGGACCCCGCGCCCACGTTCGATCTGCGCACGCCCCCGCTCTCCCGGGTGCGCGAGACGCTCGGTACGGAGATCGGTCAGGACGTCCGTGCCGACTTCGACGCCGCCCTCGACGCCCTCGACGACGCCCGGGACACCACGAGCGAGTTCGACGAGGTGACGCTCATCCTCCTCGTCGCGGCGCACAACGACGTCCTCCTCTACGACATCAGCAAGTGGGGGGAAGACGTGGGCATCGCGAGCAAAGCGACGTTCTCCCGGACCAAGACCTCGCTGGAGGAGGAGGGACTCATCCGGACCGAGAAGGTGCCCATCGACGTAGGGCGTCCCCGACTCCGCTTGAAACTCAACGAGGATCGGTTCGACGAGGTGACGCCGGCGGAACTCGCCGCCGTCACGCTCAATCACTCCACCTGACGCTCCGACTTCCGACCACTTTTGCCCTCCGGGACCGACGGCCGTCCCATGCAGATCGGCATCGCGGGGAGCGGGCCGGCCGCCGAGTCGGTCCGGGCCGCACTCGACGACATCGACGCGACGGCGACGGCGGCGGCGCCGGGGGAACTCGGTTCACACCCGCTCGGGGTCGTGATCGCCCCGGCGGGCGCACCGGCGTTCGAGGCGGCCGACGGCGTGGCGACGCGCTGGCTCGCCGTCGAGATCGGCGGCCTCGGCGGGACCCCGTTCCCGGGACTCGACGCCGCGGTGACCACCTTCGCCGACGGCGTCGGCTATCGCGACCTGCGAGAGCGGGTGGCGTCGGCCGCGGACGACGACGCGACCGACGGATCCCCCTCGGGGAACCGCAGCGCCGTCCGTCTCGCGGGTGCGGTCGCCGGCCGCCGCGCCGTCTCCTTGCTCTCCGGGGCCGACCTCGCGGGGACGGTCGTCGAGGTGCCCGGGGGGGAGCGGCGCGTGCTTCCGGTCCCCCGCCCCGACGACCGGGACCGGGACCTGCGGGACACCCACCGCGAGGCGTCGCTCGACGACGCCATCGACCGGGCGGAGCGTGCCGTCGACGACCGGGTGGGGCTCCTCACGCAGGTGGGCGAGCGCGACTCCTTTCCCGCCCCCTACTACCTGGCGGCCAGCGCCGACACGACCGTCTACAGCGACGCCCGGGCGGCGGCCTACGCCGCCGGCGTCGACGACGACTGGGACCGCGCCTTCATGAAGGCCCTGGGGGAGGGACTGGAACGCTACTGCGCCGGCGTCTACCGGACCGCGGCGTTCGAGGAGGCATCCCCAGCGGCGCGGGACCGGAGCGTCCCGCCGGCGGTGTTCGTCCGCCCCGAGGGCCGGACGGTCGACCCGTCGACCCCCATTCCCTGGGTGGCCGGCGAGAACCTGCGGACCGGCGAGGCAGTCGCGCTGCCGGCGGAGTTCGTCCACTACCCGCCGCCGACCGCTCGACACCGGCCGGCTATCACCACCGGCCTCGGACTCGGCAACGCCGGCGTCGAGGCGCTCCGCTCGGGACTCTACGAGGTGATCGAACGCGACGCCGCGATGCTCGCGTGGTACTCGACGTACGAGCCGCTGGGGCTGTCGGTCGACGACGAGGGCTTCGACGCGCTCGTCGCCCGTGCCCGCGCCGTCGGGCTGTCCGTGACGCCCTCGCTGATCACCGCCGACGTTGACGTTCCCGTCGTCGCCGTCGCCGTCCACCGAGAGGGAGCGTGGCCGCGCTTCGCCCTCGGGTCGGGCGCCGACTTGGACGCTCGGGCGGCGGCGCGGTCCGCGCTCGCGGAGGCGCTCCAGAACTGGATGGAACTCCGGACGATGGGGCCGGAAGCGGCCCGCGAGGAGGAGGGCGCCATCGGCCGCTACGCCGACCGACCGACGGCGACCGCGGAGTTTACGACCCCCGACGACGGCGTGCCGGCCGCGAGCGTCGGTCCCGAGGCAACGCCGACGGGCGAGGGGGAACTCGACGCGGTCGTCGAACGGGCGGCCGACGCCGACCTCTCCGTCTACGGTGCCCGGATCACGACGCCGGACGTGGCCGCCCTCGGGTTCGAGGCGGTGCGCGTCCTGAGCCCCGAGGCACAACCGCTGTTCGTCGACGAGCCCTACTTCGGCGACCGGGCGGAGACGGTGCCCGTCGACCTGGGGTACGAACCCCGCCTCGATCG
This window encodes:
- a CDS encoding YcaO-like family protein, which produces MQIGIAGSGPAAESVRAALDDIDATATAAAPGELGSHPLGVVIAPAGAPAFEAADGVATRWLAVEIGGLGGTPFPGLDAAVTTFADGVGYRDLRERVASAADDDATDGSPSGNRSAVRLAGAVAGRRAVSLLSGADLAGTVVEVPGGERRVLPVPRPDDRDRDLRDTHREASLDDAIDRAERAVDDRVGLLTQVGERDSFPAPYYLAASADTTVYSDARAAAYAAGVDDDWDRAFMKALGEGLERYCAGVYRTAAFEEASPAARDRSVPPAVFVRPEGRTVDPSTPIPWVAGENLRTGEAVALPAEFVHYPPPTARHRPAITTGLGLGNAGVEALRSGLYEVIERDAAMLAWYSTYEPLGLSVDDEGFDALVARARAVGLSVTPSLITADVDVPVVAVAVHREGAWPRFALGSGADLDARAAARSALAEALQNWMELRTMGPEAAREEEGAIGRYADRPTATAEFTTPDDGVPAASVGPEATPTGEGELDAVVERAADADLSVYGARITTPDVAALGFEAVRVLSPEAQPLFVDEPYFGDRAETVPVDLGYEPRLDRQFHPYP
- the tbsP gene encoding transcriptional regulator TbsP → MVAGANLHGWEFETVLETVFESAEELLLVDPTAEAVRALTAVTTATSDPPSVRMLADSRLLKEVMDDFVVASHAADHVAAGVLSVRTGGTGSTNALVVTEEAVWALVSVGDRVAALGTDEAEFVDAARDTYGAQWDPAPTFDLRTPPLSRVRETLGTEIGQDVRADFDAALDALDDARDTTSEFDEVTLILLVAAHNDVLLYDISKWGEDVGIASKATFSRTKTSLEEEGLIRTEKVPIDVGRPRLRLKLNEDRFDEVTPAELAAVTLNHST
- a CDS encoding DUF7117 family protein; amino-acid sequence: MKIRGRRECRDCGCRWSYYETGSVACPDCESLRSVGVDEDRTLHTDAPATLDLTPYRTAAADDDLHAVVDDCKSDLRAYLRRRGFVDGGTLRPLDETVVAAAELLQVVDAFDRRRSPTDAEHTYLLALLRDADGGERPSPDAVPEELAAARGLGDANAVDAYRRDLLEWLDDHPDGAARRTLGTLRERVKRVEALQGDVSPSAAEALVRAAREVGTYLADGDDSALAAARDRLG
- a CDS encoding universal stress protein — encoded protein: MYENILLATDGSIASRDATAHAIGLADLHDAMLHALYVVDSDVYSAYSGDEYVDEHEGPEHGLEEAGEDALATVTDRAADRGVEVIETLRHGRPHEEIVDYADEESVDLIVLGTRRHPEEYRSLLGSVTDRVVRLSDEPVVVVKTPVES
- the glyA gene encoding serine hydroxymethyltransferase, whose amino-acid sequence is MDHDHVRATDPAVAEALTGEIERQRNTLSMIASENHASRAVLDAQGSVLTNKYAEGYPGERYYAGCAYADAVEELAVERARELWGADHVNVQPHSGTQANMAVYTAVLDPGDRILSLELEHGGHLSHGHPANFAGQLFEVEHYRVDPETGYLDYEGLAETADEFDPDAIVSGFSAYPRQVDWERIDAVADAVDAYHVADIAHITGLVAAGVHPSPVGVADFVTGSTHKTIRAGRGGIVMCGEEHADAIDNAVFPGVQGGPLMHNVAGKAVGFGEALDPSFAEYAEHVVANARALGEALADHGLSLVSDGTDTHLVLVDLRDSHPDLSGGDAEDALDATGIVLNGNTVPGETRSPFDPSGIRAGTAALTTRGFDEDAMREVADLIARVLDAPEDDEVLAAVSDRVDDLCDAHPLYE
- a CDS encoding AI-2E family transporter, whose translation is MAEFRLARFRLGWWSLGLALGAALTYVVYAFVGTFVFGVFIYYATRPIYRRLRRVIRPPSLAAAVSLFALALPALLLVIYALSIALRELLKYVSSGAFDPSRWPFLDAQTLDNVADPAALLGLDPERYLSAEGLRSLLASLGSAADTMAFLGVGAIHLFVMLALAFYLLRDGGRLSRWALGRFGDDRGILEAYGRAVDRDFKGIFFGNILNAVLTGSIAVLTYSVLNVYAPAGLRIPAAPLVGLLAGVASLVPIVGMKLVYVPVAVYLAGVGLLTDPTALWFVAAFALLSFVVVDTIPDLVLRPYVSGRSLHVGSLMIAYTFGPLLFGWYGIFLAPMLLVLIVHFARLVLPELVGTKPIQPYAVDPGTLSVDAAVDSDTEDDADSQD
- a CDS encoding tetrahydrofolate dehydrogenase/cyclohydrolase catalytic domain-containing protein, encoding MTLVIDGDAVAADVRDGLSGAIGTLADAGVTPTLATVLMSDDPASETYVSMKQQDCAEVGIEARDVELDPEAPAAALFDTVEDLNADPEVNGILVQMPVPDHIEDRNVIRAIDPAKDVDGFHPENVGRLVAGDPVFKPCTPHGVLKLLDAADVEMEGADVTVVGRSNIVGKPLANLLIQKADYGNATVTVCHSRTENLAEKTRRADVVVAAAGVPELVDGSMLTEGTVVIDVGVNRVERGGESTLVGDVDFQSAREKARAITPVPGGVGPMTRAMLLYNTVTATGRQADVPVDLP
- the fen gene encoding flap endonuclease-1, with product MGNADLRQLAALSDVSWEEVANSVVAVDAHNWLYRYLTTTVKWTTDDVYTTAAGEEVANLVGIVQGLPRFFEHDLTPVFVFDGGVTELKADEVAERREQRERAEERLADAEERGDAVEAARLEARTQRLTDVILATTRELLSLLDVPVVDAPAEGEAQAAHMARRGDVDYAGSEDYDTLLFGAPLTLRQLTSKGSPELMDLAATLDRHGISWEGLIDVAILCGTDFNPGVDGVGPKTALRAIEEHGDLWAVLDAEGWQVANADRVRDLFRDPPVTDDYAVDLDIDPDVAAAREYVTEEWEVDADEVARGFERIEESLVQTGLDRWT
- a CDS encoding PAS domain-containing sensor histidine kinase, whose protein sequence is MSRQTGPELDPAYDDLHTGVALYDPDTGAVLDANDRLESIFGFTTDELRERRVATYTANTHAFSAAEFLARLRASAAGDPQEFVWRVKRADGELVWVRLYLSRRASGGRQDFVRAEVRDITQSYHTERREELFWRLLRHNLRNGANVLTGHGERIAAHAETERIRESAAVVRDTAVDLGRMAESVTEIEQAMRTDGERRRCVAAAIDDVADDLRAEHPAASVEITERERMWTDVDDSFVHAVSHALENAIVHGDGPRAAVRVTVGPSPNTGRVQIRIEDDNPPIPESELGALDDRAETTATSHGTGVGLFVMKWCIESLGGELEIETGTRRGNAVCIYLPPREPSNDAG